The following is a genomic window from Oscarella lobularis chromosome 2, ooOscLobu1.1, whole genome shotgun sequence.
AGTAGACACTGTTGGTGATCAATTGAAAGTCAGTGAAATCACTGACTTGACTCGTGATAAGGTTCAACGCATTAAAAGAACGGTGACGACACCTGGAAATTATGAACGCTTTCCCGTGTCGCAGAAAACTGAAGAACTGGTTGTAAACTTTCGCGATCAAGCCGGTCAGGGGCGATTTCTCATGACTCACAGCAGCCTCACAGCGTCTCGGTCTCGCTTCAAGTCGACTATTAACATCCTCGTCTTCAACGTGTGCAAGCCTCTCGATGAAGAGACTGTGTCCGTCTTTCGATTGGATCCAGAGAGCCGAGGTGAAAGACAGGAAACCCACAGCGTCACGGTAACtactttgaaaaatttcgaGCACTGGATAACGGCGGAAATGTTAGCGGAAGGAGGACACGATGAAGTTGCCGCTTCTTCAACGACTGATCATTTGGGCCGGGTTTTAGATGAACAGTTACGGTACCCTATATTTGTGTTTCTCGCCACCCACGGTAGAGACAAGAATGCTACGACGAAGCTCTTGAAGCGTCAAAATGAGCTTTTGACAAAATTAGTTCATCACTGCAACATTAGCTCGCACGTTCTAGTTTTGGGAAAACTTGAGCCTCAGGAGAACATTCTAAGGAGATTGCTCAGAACTTTACGTAAGGCGTTTTCGTCACAACCTGCTGAGAATGTCctggaagaaaaacgagtgTTTTGTCTTGTTGAGAACACTCTTTCGGGTCCTTCTAGTCAAGACCCCACCATCCAAGACATCCGCGAGCAAGGAAAACGGATGGCTGCTTCGTATTGGTCAAAACAGCCAGCGCTTCCATTACCGTGGCTCAATCTGATGCAAATTCTGGCTGAATTTAGACAAAGGACTGGTCGGGCAATCGCTACTCTTCCTGAGGTCTATCAACTAGCAACGGAAAACTGCCACATTCCCAAAAATGCTGTTTCGACAGCCCTAGCCTATCTCAATAGTTTCAATGCCGTTCTACATTTTTCAGACGCTCCGCAGCTTAGATACAAGGTTTTCACTGATCCCCAGTGGCTATTTGACGCAATGGCTATATTCATCACTCCTCCTAGTCCTCTAACATTCGCCAATCGGCACCTCCACCAGGCCTGGCTCGGCGTGTACGAAACGGGCATCATGGTGTGGAGTCTCGCCGATCACTTGCTCAGAGAAAAGGCAAATATTACCCAGGAGGAAATAGCCAGTATCTTGGAAGTACTTGAactatttgacgtcatctgttCAGATGAGTCATCTAATGTTAAACCTggaatgaattttttcatccCTTGTCTTCTGACCGACTGCAAGCGACTAGACCCACTTACACCTGCTTCACCTTTCTGCTATTCCCCGCCATCTCTTTTGTACTACCCTGCCAATGTTGCTGTCGTTCCAGAACAGCTgttttttcgtctcgtctcCCAATGCGTAAAGCGTTTCGGGAATGAACACAATCGACCGCTTTTGAAGCGAAATCGGTGTCTCTTCTATCTTCAAGATCTACTGAAATTGGAAATTCGCTATGTACAGGAAGGCTCGCTTATTGCTGTCACTTTATCGTGTGTGTCACGGGAtgcttcttttcaaaataCGGCCTTTATCAAGCACTGTCCTTTGATCCGTCAGTTCATAACAGATTCCCTTGATAAAGCTATAATGCGAGGAATGAAGGGACTGCATCTTGAGCTGCGCGTTTGTTATGCTGAAGGAgaccacgacgacgagatcgtctcAAAAGACAGCACAATGTGCCTGACAGGCTATCCCCCGAAGAATAGACAATGCTTGGTGACAGAATCAGGAACAGCCGTGGACGATTTGGAATTAGTTGGACTACAGTATTGGTTCGCTGACGTAACTGGTCACGAGTTCTTTCATGAGAGAGAGGGTAGAATCAGTGTCGGACGAGAGGTACCCTGGCCTAATCTAGACGATGACAAAACATTTCAAAAAGTGGCGATTTGCGTTGCTAGTGGAGGAGGATGGAAATGGAGAACAGTAGGATACTCTCTTCACCAGAACGTACTAGATTCTAAGTTTGATAAATTGGCTGATGACAAAGAAAGGATGCTGACCGTGTTGCACGAGTGGAGGGCGGACGAAGGTCGAAATGCAACGGCATCAAAACTGAAGGAGGCGTGCCATGAAGCCGACATTTCAGGTGCTGTAGAACAATcgctgagaagaaaaggacTCATCATAGACACTGTTCCATAATTGGAACTTTTTTTTACCCTGTAGTATGTATCACGAACTCCAGCAGCGATCTCTGCTTGCTCACAAGCCCCTTCGATAAGAAAACACATTTTTTATAGCCACGCGCCTGCGATTGCAACAGGGTACAGTGTCGGAAGGAGTACAGTAGACTCCGTACTGATTACGAATGATGAGCTCACGCTGGGTGTGGGATCTGTCGCGAAAGAAAGCTTCCTCTCGCTTACTACAGTAGGCGGGCGTGAAGACTCGTTCCGACCTGGTCGTTCCAACGCGATGTGAACGTGTGTCTTGCTGAGTGCGTAACAATCGTCCGTTGCTTCTGCTGCCACTGGCTGCAATCCTTGTCGCCAGGCCCTGCCTTGTCGCGAACAAAGTGCACATCCCGGATGAGCCTTTGTAGTGACGGCAGAGATATACTCTTTTATATCTCTggtgacgacgtcggcgaattaGCTAATTGACAAAAGGCACCAATATACGGGTCTTCGACGCAGAAACTGACAGTACTGTGTAGTGATCCCTGACATTACAAAAATAAATGTCAGCAATAAAGTTCACACCAATTTACTCAGGAGAAATGAAAGAATCAAAACAAACCGCTGATCTCTTCTGTTTCTGGATCGATGTCGATATCAAAGAAACAGGGTCGAGTTGGAAGACCGGGCATTGTGCTCATCTGAGACAAAAAATAGAGGTTCATACTACCATTGCGACTCCTCTTACCGTTCCAAGGAGTGGATAGAGAAAACCAGCACCAACACTTGATCTCACATCTCGAATTGGAACAATAAAACCTTAGAACATCAACGTCAGATAAAACATAAGATACCTTCCTATCTGATCGTTTCACCATACCTGATGGTCGGCCTTTCAGCTCAGGATCATGAGACAAGGAAAGATGCGTTTTAGCCATGCACACGGGCAAGTTGCTGAATCCCTTCAGACCTCTTATTTTTCATTTGTCGACTACATAAATTACATACTTTACCTGTTTTGTGTACAAGTCAATCTTTTTCCTCGCTTCAGGTAATATCTCTATGCTGTCAGCGCCGTACACTTTCTTGGCAATGACCTCTATCTTTTCCTCAATGGAAAGCTAGAATAGAAgtccttaattaatacaaaagaaaagaaaaacagcgtATACAACCTCGAGATCATACAAAAACTTGAAATCAGTGGGCTGACTGCAGGCGTTCTCCACAGCCTTTGCAAGATTAGCTGCCCCTTCACCTGCAAAACGCAGTGAGTGAAGACTCTCAATAATTGACTATTTCTTTACCTCCTTCTGCCCAATGATTACAAACAACAGCGTCGAAGGCCCCCGCTTCTTTAGCCTTCGTCTGCACCGTTTCCAGTTCGGAGTCCGTGTCCGTTCTGCAAACACAACAAGATAAATATAGTAttatttgattgatttaAAGCAAGTGACTGACGTGAATCGATTTATTGCCACGACAACAGGCAATCCAAACAACTGAGCGTTTTCAATGTGTTTGGCCAGATTGGAGCACCCAGCTGCAACCAATTCTACGTTCTACACTCACAAGATAAACGCACAATGTAAATACGGCAGTCATATACGTATAGTTACCTCGCTAGTGTATTCAGCTTGCAGAGGTTGACCAGCTGTCACCTTTGGAttcaatcaatcaaaaaaatacaaataaATAAGCGACGCAATTAATTACCTTGGGTCCTCCGCCGTGCATCTTCAAAGCTCTCACCGTTGCAACCAAAACAACGCAGTTTGGAACGAGTCCTGATGAAACCAATACAGACTCAATAGCAGAAATCAAtacaatttttattttaccACTCGAGCGACATTTGATGTTGAAGAACTTCTCCATTCCAATGTCCGCACCAAACCCTGCTTCAGTCACTAAAAAATACAAACAATAGTACAGTAGTAGCAATAGCAACTACATTCGGCGTACTTACcaacaaagccgtcttcACCAACCAATTTCAGTCCAATCTTGTCAGCGAGTATCGACGAATTCCCATGTGCTATATTAGCAAAAGGGCCAGCATGAACAAAAACGGGAGTACCCTTGCAAGAACAAAGTTGAtttataattaaatatacTCTGCCCACTCGACCCCTCACCTCTAAAGTTTGCATGAGATTGGGACGAATGGCATCCTTCATGAGAACGGCGAGAGCTCCGGTCACGCCCAAGTCGTCAGCTGTGACGGGAACGCCTGCTTTGCTGCTCGCAACAACCATCTTCCCGAGtctaaattaaatttaatatatatCTCCCCTCCTCTTCGCAAAACCATAATACCTTTCCCTCATGTCGGCCAGACTTGTGGTCAATGCAAGGACGGCCATGATTTCACTTGCGACAGCTATGTCAAATTGAGTTTCTCGCGTGAGATTTTTCTCCGTTGCCGATTGACCAATCGTGATTTTTCGAAGGTAGCGATCATTTGTGTCGAGTACTTGACGTTAAAATGAATATTTTTTGCAAAGATTGCGTGACTCTATTTCACCTCTTTGCCACGTGATTGTAGAAGAGTCAATATCGAGTCGAGCAAACGCTTTGATTTCGGCGGAAGTCAAAGAGGATGGATCCGTCTTGTCAATTCCGAGTTTCTATAGAGAGCACACACACtatgaattttcttttctctgcagAATGACAGTGCAATCGTACCTCAAGTCTCCTCAGTTGAATTGCTGAgaattgtctttttttccctttctgGGTCGGAACGAGGCGATTGAAAAGAGCCTaattgaaaagaagaacgcaTTCGTTAGAATGTACGTTCCGTCTTCGAATTCTCACTTTATCCGTTTGCGTAGACTCGTGAAACATGCGAGCATCAATAGCAGCCGCTTCAgagaaacaaacaaaaaaacataaGTGTACGACATGCAGACATGCAATACCGTACCTAAAAGATTATTCGCGGCTGTGATTGCGTGAATATCTCCCGTCAAGTGAAGATTGAACTAAAACCAGAACCTCGCTACTACGAAACACTTTCACTTTCCACACAACAAATGCCAACTAACTTCTTCCATGGGTATGACTTGCGAGTATCCGCCGCCGGCCGCGCCGCCTTTGATGCCAAACGTGGGCCCCTGCGACGGCTGTCGAACGCAGGCAAAAACGTTCTTACGCAGACGAGCTCCCAGCGCCTGGCACAGCCCAATGGTTGTCGTGCTCTTTCCTTCTCCCAAAGGAGTTGGGGTTATTCTATTAGTAGAACGCCTCTGTAGATACGCATTGCGAGAATCGTATTCGTTATTTACCCCGTGATGACGACGTATTTGCCATCTGGTGCGTCCTTGAGACGATTCAGTACGGAAAGAGACACTTTGGCTTTCTTTGAGCCATAGAAATCGATCTATTCACGTGCATGCAAAAATGAGCatctaaatttttttattagataGACATTTACTTCCGAAGGCAAGAGTCTGAGCTCTCTAGCCAGTTCGTCTATTGGCTTTGGAGTCTGACTCCGAGCTATTACGATATCACTAAATAAAATTAAGATTACTATTGATTTCTTGAAGAGTTCTTACTACGTTACCTCGGAACGGGAGCTTGGATGCTGAGTGAGAGATTTCGCAGTAACCAAGGTGCTCCGGCTTTCCGTTGCAATTCCAATCTGCGTTTGCTGCATTCAAAAGTATTCTGCAGTAGCATAGCAACCGTCATGGGACCAACACCTAGAGAGACTGTAAGGAAAACGCCCACCCTAAAGTCCTCAGAAAATTTACCCCCGGGAACTGGAGTAATCCAAGAAGCAATAGGCTTGCAACTCTTGTAGTCCACATCGCCAACGAGACGATAGCCTTTAGCTACACTTGGGTCTAGATATTGAGGataactaattaaaaattggcTTTCCGTGCCCTACGGCTCAACACTCAAAGCACCCACGCACAAAGACACTTGCCGCgcttttaattgattaattataatATAAGACTACCGCTTTGACCAGACCTGGAAGACTGTTCATTCCAACGTCAATAACAACTGCACCAGGTTTCAACCAATCGCCCTAGAAAGACTAAGTGACTGTACGGTGAGGGGCTTTCCGCTACCATACCTTAACCATGCACGGTTGCCTTGCCGCTACAACAAGAATGTCAGCCAAACGTACCTAATAACGCCACGTCAACACATGCCTCTTGAACGATGTGTACGACTTATATACCTTTTCCGGTAGATTTTCCGTTTTGGAGTGGCACACCATGACCGTGGCGTTGTGATTGATGAGAAGATCGCGCATTGGCGCGCCGACGATTTTGCTGCGACCTATCACCACGGCTACTTTGCCTTCGATTTTGACTCCAGTGGCTTTGATCAGTTCGATGCAGCCGCGGGCCGTGCACGGAACGTGAATGCCGTCGCTCTCCGTTTCGCCGCGCGCCAATTTGCCGGCGTTCAGCGACGTCAGTctgcaagagaaaaacggcTATGTATATATAAACCATG
Proteins encoded in this region:
- the LOC136199983 gene encoding uncharacterized protein, coding for MGIAACGHHARNEGVMIAMYCSCLADEIPRENYFPEHCVQSNGRRLIICWNSDGNQTSVMYHFWRIRCRNRQNHECDITGRWMQSSLIIDDDLYLYKTSYDRYERQRKLKTYARILNQDPEAGQIYQEALREGSAIIPVLTINLMGPDGVGKTCLRRHLLGLPFEHQPSTRGIETQVAMTSAKCWKEMSKKAREDTVSVTIANNIFTLRKKKDTLDMIRPVEEEQAIIHTDISPCIRVMHKTDDGQITMQIEKVDTVGDQLKVSEITDLTRDKVQRIKRTVTTPGNYERFPVSQKTEELVVNFRDQAGQGRFLMTHSSLTASRSRFKSTINILVFNVCKPLDEETVSVFRLDPESRGERQETHSVTVTTLKNFEHWITAEMLAEGGHDEVAASSTTDHLGRVLDEQLRYPIFVFLATHGRDKNATTKLLKRQNELLTKLVHHCNISSHVLVLGKLEPQENILRRLLRTLRKAFSSQPAENVLEEKRVFCLVENTLSGPSSQDPTIQDIREQGKRMAASYWSKQPALPLPWLNLMQILAEFRQRTGRAIATLPEVYQLATENCHIPKNAVSTALAYLNSFNAVLHFSDAPQLRYKVFTDPQWLFDAMAIFITPPSPLTFANRHLHQAWLGVYETGIMVWSLADHLLREKANITQEEIASILEVLELFDVICSDESSNVKPGMNFFIPCLLTDCKRLDPLTPASPFCYSPPSLLYYPANVAVVPEQLFFRLVSQCVKRFGNEHNRPLLKRNRCLFYLQDLLKLEIRYVQEGSLIAVTLSCVSRDASFQNTAFIKHCPLIRQFITDSLDKAIMRGMKGLHLELRVCYAEGDHDDEIVSKDSTMCLTGYPPKNRQCLVTESGTAVDDLELVGLQYWFADVTGHEFFHEREGRISVGREVPWPNLDDDKTFQKVAICVASGGGWKWRTVGYSLHQNVLDSKFDKLADDKERMLTVLHEWRADEGRNATASKLKEACHEADISVCITNSSSDLCLLTSPFDKKTHFL
- the LOC136200209 gene encoding C-1-tetrahydrofolate synthase, cytoplasmic-like isoform X1, with product MITGGVASGATTRRTKGSFGRMTRTSAIFSDDVASKLYLESSALHSTARLPFGLRSRSPVANVNFDGHFRRNRSFMVRRFAKGSQDVACDDAKKVRDMYRSHVSHAATPPDLVADDLFTVQDRLGAWMTSLRLRSFFRLPETLNRLWIARKEREFLFRKDSLREIPNALPTFSASIMDERGQILSGTTIAKSIRSKLKEEIDAIRADYPNFSAPSLVVVQVGNRSDSNVYIRNKLKFASEVGVDARHIKLGSGTSQSELINILQRLNGDPTVDGFFVQLPLDSTETIDADYCTSIIDPLKDVDGLTSLNAGKLARGETESDGIHVPCTARGCIELIKATGVKIEGKVAVVIGRSKIVGAPMRDLLINHNATVMVCHSKTENLPEKVRLADILVVAARQPCMVKGDWLKPGAVVIDVGMNSLPDPSVAKGYRLVGDVDYKSCKPIASWITPVPGGVGPMTVAMLLQNTFECSKRRLELQRKAGAPWLLRNLSLSIQAPVPSDIVIARSQTPKPIDELARELRLLPSEIDFYGSKKAKVSLSVLNRLKDAPDGKYVVITGITPTPLGEGKSTTTIGLCQALGARLRKNVFACVRQPSQGPTFGIKGGAAGGGYSQVIPMEEFNLHLTGDIHAITAANNLLAAAIDARMFHESTQTDKALFNRLVPTQKGKKRQFSAIQLRRLEKLGIDKTDPSSLTSAEIKAFARLDIDSSTITWQRVLDTNDRYLRKITIGQSATEKNLTRETQFDIAVASEIMAVLALTTSLADMRERLGKMVVASSKAGVPVTADDLGVTGALAVLMKDAIRPNLMQTLEGTPVFVHAGPFANIAHGNSSILADKIGLKLVGEDGFVVTEAGFGADIGMEKFFNIKCRSSGLVPNCVVLVATVRALKMHGGGPKVTAGQPLQAEYTSENVELVAAGCSNLAKHIENAQLFGLPVVVAINRFTTDTDSELETVQTKAKEAGAFDAVVCNHWAEGGEGAANLAKAVENACSQPTDFKFLYDLELSIEEKIEVIAKKVYGADSIEILPEARKKIDLYTKQGFSNLPVCMAKTHLSLSHDPELKGRPSGFIVPIRDVRSSVGAGFLYPLLGTMSTMPGLPTRPCFFDIDIDPETEEISGLF
- the LOC136200209 gene encoding C-1-tetrahydrofolate synthase, cytoplasmic-like isoform X2, with the protein product MITGGVASGATTRRTKGSFGRMTRTSAIFSDDVASKLYLESSALHSTARLPFGLRSRSPVANVNFDGHFRRNRSFMVRRFAKGSQDVACDDAKKVRDMYRSHVSHAATPPDLVADDLFTVQDRLGAWMTSLRLRSFFRLPETLNRLWIARKEREFLFRKDSLEIPNALPTFSASIMDERGQILSGTTIAKSIRSKLKEEIDAIRADYPNFSAPSLVVVQVGNRSDSNVYIRNKLKFASEVGVDARHIKLGSGTSQSELINILQRLNGDPTVDGFFVQLPLDSTETIDADYCTSIIDPLKDVDGLTSLNAGKLARGETESDGIHVPCTARGCIELIKATGVKIEGKVAVVIGRSKIVGAPMRDLLINHNATVMVCHSKTENLPEKVRLADILVVAARQPCMVKGDWLKPGAVVIDVGMNSLPDPSVAKGYRLVGDVDYKSCKPIASWITPVPGGVGPMTVAMLLQNTFECSKRRLELQRKAGAPWLLRNLSLSIQAPVPSDIVIARSQTPKPIDELARELRLLPSEIDFYGSKKAKVSLSVLNRLKDAPDGKYVVITGITPTPLGEGKSTTTIGLCQALGARLRKNVFACVRQPSQGPTFGIKGGAAGGGYSQVIPMEEFNLHLTGDIHAITAANNLLAAAIDARMFHESTQTDKALFNRLVPTQKGKKRQFSAIQLRRLEKLGIDKTDPSSLTSAEIKAFARLDIDSSTITWQRVLDTNDRYLRKITIGQSATEKNLTRETQFDIAVASEIMAVLALTTSLADMRERLGKMVVASSKAGVPVTADDLGVTGALAVLMKDAIRPNLMQTLEGTPVFVHAGPFANIAHGNSSILADKIGLKLVGEDGFVVTEAGFGADIGMEKFFNIKCRSSGLVPNCVVLVATVRALKMHGGGPKVTAGQPLQAEYTSENVELVAAGCSNLAKHIENAQLFGLPVVVAINRFTTDTDSELETVQTKAKEAGAFDAVVCNHWAEGGEGAANLAKAVENACSQPTDFKFLYDLELSIEEKIEVIAKKVYGADSIEILPEARKKIDLYTKQGFSNLPVCMAKTHLSLSHDPELKGRPSGFIVPIRDVRSSVGAGFLYPLLGTMSTMPGLPTRPCFFDIDIDPETEEISGLF